gtgtgtgtgtgagtgagtgattgaaatttaatttaaagaatttgtttaaagaataaaaggagaAAGTCATTATCTTGGGAAAAGACTAAGCAACAACAATGAGTATGAGCTGTTCACAAAGTATAAACAGTGGAAAAAACATCAGATGTTTGTATGAACGTCATGTGATCAAAGATCAGGGTGCTGACGCTACCCGTTTCCTGACTGCcccctctgtgtgcgtgtgtgtgtgtgtgtgtgtgtgtgtgtgtgtgttatgtcctGTGCTGGGCACACGCCCTTGATCATTATGTTGTTAAGTTAGATTACAAGACTTGTGGGACAGGGGGTCAGaaacaccaaacacacaacacaaagtcTTCTGCTCACCAGTTTAACACACACGATGAAGGGCGCGGCGGCGTCTTTGTAGTGCAGAACGGGGATTTTGGGCTTCGGCCTTTGCTGGACAATATTAAGAGAAATAAATCATTGTTGAAATCTAACTGGATGGCCAATAATTTGCACTCATATCTTGGCGGGCGTCACATTAAATCACAATAAACTGGTCGTATTTGGTGTCCCAGTGGCTGGCCTCACCTTGGAGTCCTCATATGTGTAAAAGCCTTTCTGGATCTTGTTGTCGTCGACGTCACAGAAAGCTTTCACCTGAAAAATGCAGCATAAAGCGGTGAAAGCCGGCACACACTCACGTCCCacacagtggcggttcgtccatagggggcgctagggcgccgcccctcttaaaatttgtagatgggaaaaaaaaaaaaaaaaaaaaaaaaaacatcctgtcaaaaaacattatatgccaaatcatttaaatagtaaatataccgtgttgacgcgctaaatgtgtgtgggagaccgtcagcctgtcaacaaccacttaagttaatgtgaaaaaatataatatatcgccattatcacggagagaagcccctccccttttccgaggcgatctaacgtgtgtgtacggcatcgagaaaatatttcagtcgtttcggcaaggaccggcttcacattggcggatgaaacgtgaatcttgtgtcgcaaaaatgtgcgctctggccaatgacatcgttttattatttcacgtgattggactattcggcagatcagagaccggtatcgttccctcagcccagagagctccacggagctacgcgagcaggtagctaacggagctgtcagctggaggctcagtcagtaatgcgctgtttagtttcccctgtctgttgttccaaaggtactgaaactctctggactacaacggggggagggatctaaagagctgcagacaagtgtaaagcacgaatcttgccgcagttatctagctacgagcatggagctaactcgctaacagcctgaagctaaccctgtttacagtcagcagaaggagaccgaactggcatcgaaacacaacgaagttctgaaaaacagacacattccctcaagaataatggaaacaggctggttacagacatgattgactttaaccagagagtaaagtgaccactttaacccttgtgttgccttagggtcattttgacccgaatcaatattacaccctccccccgcctttgggtcattttgacccgattcaatgtttcaccctcctgttacctttatatttactaacatattttaccctttgggttcaatttgacgccagcaattgaaacctccagaaaattattagaattaatattgttttccaagtttaagtgtgaggcactttatgtttgtttgttgactaccgaaagaacaccgacattaaacattgaatggggtcaaattaatcctaaggcggggggagggtgtaatattgattcgggtcaaaatgaccctaaggcaacacaagggttaaagagaggaggctacttttctttacagtagtgggtctgctctgtcacccaatgtaacatgtgctgcatctctttctgactctattctgctctgaacctcttttattttgcaaacctctgaaacccaacccaatgttccttaaagctgctctgaacctctcatgcccaaagttatagtgtgttgatagttgttattggacagtgttgagcacggtgtgttcttgaaataaagctttgttttttacaatattctactcaaaacctcttttcttctcattgttgagtgatatttaaactgcgccccccccccaaaaaaattcaccagccgccactagTCCCACACCAAGACTTTCCCCACCAATTCTGTGTGTTTCACATCTGACTGCACAGCTGGAGGTGGCATACCTTCTCCTGATTGGTCGAGCTCAGGCTTCGGTACAGCTTCCGGCCCTGCTTCCCGGCGTTCCATATGGTGAAGCTCTCCCATTGGCTGAGAACTCGCTCCTGCAAGAAGTCCACTCGCAGCTTCCAAATGGTTTCCCTGGAAACGGAGGATCAGAGGATGGACACAGAAGAAGGTAGCttaacaaaaatagaaaaaattgtaaatattgtttgcataattctttttgtaaaacgctttttttcccttcatacattgcttttaaaatacttttaaaataaattttccAAAAAGCATTTGCAAAATTAAATAGAAATGACGACTGAATCTCGACACAGTCAGATTTTTTCAAGTAGATGGTCAAATTGTGCCTGTTTTAAATTAGTTAGTTTTCCTGTTGCCTGCACTTTGAATGATATCCACAGCTgtacaccgcacacacacacacacacacacacacacacacacacacacacacacacacacacacacacacacacacacacacacacacacacacacacacacacacacacacacacacacacacagacagagatgtTGAGTGATTGTATGGACACATTCACAGGAGGCTCTCCGCTCTCATCTTCCGCCTTACTGGGACCAGTGGGCCTCATATGCCAAACAAACCCACCACCGTGGTGGAGCGCGGGTGGTCTCCGGTCTACTTTTCTCGACATTTTCTTCTGGGCTTTGATTCTAAGACATGGCAGGAACGTGGCAGAGATTGACTATAAACTGTATCTGTAGACACATGCTGAAGCCTTCATCCCCCTAACACCCTGCAGATCAAAAGGCTAACACACTTCCATGCACTTTGGTACACACGCTCACATTTATAAACACAGCCTGTGTCGAGAAGCCTCTCCTCTCAGTTACTGTTTGGCATcgtaaaaacttttttaaaacccaCTTCTCACCTTACCTTACTTACTCTACAattacacaatgtgtgtgtgtgtgagggagggagagagcaagAAGATGATGGTTTTATTTGGCTGAAGAGAGGAAGTAGGTCGGCTTTGGATGGGAAGGAGTGTCAAGAAGTGGGGGAGAGTGGAAAGTAGGCAGGGCGAGCTTGAAATAGGCGTCCGAAAATAGAGCGATGATAGATGAagacggagaggaggacgaTCGGTTAAGGAGTGCGTCAACACGGGCAGATATACGAGCGGCGGACAGACGCAggggagaaaggaaggaaggaaggatgggatGAAAGGAagggaggtgtgggggggggagccagGAAGGACCTTCTCCTTTGGCGTGCTTTAACATTTGAGGCCCTCGTACGCACCTGCAGACACCACATGACCTCGCTGAAGGCAGGCGTGTCAGAcccttcagacacacacacacacacacaggcttgttttcatgacttttggGGACACTACATAggcacagtctcacacacacacgattcacAACAAGATCCGATTCCCACGGCGTCCGAGAGATACTGAGCATTCCACAGAGGGATGTAAAGAGGTTGAAAACCCAGATGCATACGCTGGGAAAGTGTCTGGAATTCCACATCCAACATATCTTGAGAATATAAAAACATGCGTCTGTGGGCAGGCATGCgcatatttgtgtgtgagagtatcgAGCCTTCAGAAAATCTAGGATGCCAGCAGGCAGCTGTGAGAATGCAGAGGATCAACACTgtgtccgagtgtgtgtgtgtgtgtgtagcaggggaaggtgtgtgtgttgtgagactGACTCAGTAACAGAGTGCGTGGTGGCTTTCTCATGGTAACGGTACACCAGCAGGCTCTGATCGAccctggccacgccccctccccgACGAAGACTCTGGTAGAAGAAGAGCAAGTCCTCTGGGACTCCctagggaggaggaggtagagtgTGAGATACAGGTTGACGAGGACCTTTTATAgctgtgacacatttaaattcaCTGAATATGTGCAAATGGAGCTCAGGGGAGTTCCGGTGGAACATTCTTCGGTTCAACATGTTGACGCAGTGGCCGGGTCCGTTGAGGGAAGGACAGAATACGGATTCAGGAAGTGCTTTGGGAGTCGTCTGGGCGTGTATATACTCTCACCTTGCCTCCCTCGTCGAACGGTCCAACCGTCAGGTACCAGTTCCTCGAGCAGAACCATGTCGGCATGACGACTGTGGGCCCGTGAGACGTGTACACCTGAGACGAGAGAACAGTTCAGAGTGTGAACACGGAACATTTGGATAAACACAATCCAGGAATTACAATATATCAGTCATATAATACTGAGTAGTGTCCATGGGGGTCACGTCTCGCTCTATTTTAAGCAGATCACTACTAATGAGCCGTTTGGGACGTTTCTGGGTGTCAGAAAAGAGCCTTTGACCCCCATGTGGGGGGGTGGCCCCCAGGGGCAGGGTGTGCACCCTTAGGGGAGGTATCTGATGACCAACAGGTTGTTACAACGCTGTTTGTTgttatgtgcacacacacacacacacacacacacacacactgggtagTCAGCAGCCTGATCTTTGATCACATGACGTTCATACAGACATCTGATGTTTTGACGCTGTTCAGTTTCATACATTTTGTACAGCTCATATTTATTgctgttgttgtctttttctaaGATAATGACATTCAGAtgaattcattaaaaaacaatctGCCAATGCAGGGTTGTACAAGTGGGCATAAGATTAATAAGAAGCTTTgagtaaattaaaaataataagagTGGTAGTCATAAAAATGATCTGATGTTGGATAAACGTCAAAGTGTGATTCTACAGGACTCGTTGATGGTACTGAGGAACAGAAAATATGACATGCAACTCTCCAAAATGAGTTTATAGAAGTGAGACTAAAAGGGAACGACAGAAGGACGAGTACACCGTAGTCCTGACTCGTCACATTCCCCCACTCAGCCAGAGATGTCACGCATTTCGAGAAATACCGAAACACAGACACccttacacacaaacacccacacgcacgcacgcacacacgcacgcacgcacgcacgcacgcacacacacacgcacacacgcacacacacacacacacacacacacacacacacacacacacacacacacacacacacacacacacacacacacacacacacacacacacacacacacacgcacacactcctcCATTATGTCTCTGTGAAAATGGGAATTTCCAATACTGCTGTAGTGCCGTCATCAGGACTAATTCTAGGAGCCATTCcttttatttaatatacatattataaatcattatacatgttattataaataataatatatgttataaatCACCTTCCAATTTTTTTGGTCATTGATGATGTGTGCTGTAAAGTAAAGCTATAGGCTCAACTGAAAAACACTCACACTGAATAAATGTAATATGAATTAAAATGAGCGTCCACTTTTTAACAAGTGCACCATTAATGAACTTTATTTTATTCAATAAATCATtcgctgatgtttttttaaatagctttaAGTCATTCATAAGGACAACATTTGGGATAACGGGAACATTTCCTTTGATCAATTGCAAATCATTGTAGAATACTGTATTGTAGtgttcgttctctctctctctctctctctctctctctctctctctctctctctctctctctctctctctctctctctctctctctctctctctctctctctctctctctctctctctctctctctctctctctctctcagctggtGGAAACTTCCCATTTGGCTTCTCAGTCAAACAGAGAAACTTCTAATCCCGCAAACAAAATAGTTCAAAGTGCAGCCGCATGTGGTCTCCCACAGAAGTGTGTGCTTCCTGGAGTGTGCAgaggaaggacacacacacttccatccTCTCGCAAATGATCTCTGACTAATGACTTTGTTTGTCTTTAACACTCTAGGAACACATGACAGCACcttcttttatttctctttctacCACCAACTCATTCAATCCACCGCGGCCGTCTTCTCCCTTTCTTCTActcgtgtgtgttttgtgtttttgtggtgTTGTTGCGTTTTGAATCGGTGGGTCATTTGAGGCTGAGTAGTTTCCTCCTTCAACTATACCACTGTGCTTCACgtgctgtgtgtctctttgtgtgtgctgtgtgtgtgtgtgtgtgtgtgtgtgtgtgactgttctTGGTTGAAGTTAAACGCTGCACAACTGAAATCCATTGCAGATGAAGAACATTGTGAAAAACATCTGGATTCAGCCAGTGAAGCAGCTGGACAgaatctagtgtgtgtgtgtgtgtgtgggtgtagatCCACCTATGAGTACATCTTCTCTCCCTTCTGTTGTAATATTGCGACATTTTGCAGATGTAAGCTGGAGCCAAAAGAATGAATAAGAATGAGTTCTAGGAAATCAtgggaccgagagagagagagagagagagttggtgtGGATGTGAGAAGTCAGAGTGGAAGGTTTGAACCATATCTAATGTCCTGCAGATGAACACTCTGGGTTCACCTCTGGATCACGTTAAAGGAGCCCCGCCCCGAGTAAATCTCTGGTTTACCTCATTTAGATTATATTCCTTTACCCAGAAACTGGAAGTAAAGGCGGATAAAGCGAAGACATAAAATGGGAAGGGAAACGAGCCGCCTGCAGAATCAATGTATGATCTCATTCTCATGCTCCATGAAACCTAATATCGCATAAATATCCAGGAATGCCTGCTAAGGAGTTATGCAgacggtgtgtgtctgtgttttaccCGTCTTGTGGGGACACACATTAGATCACACAGTCACGTTGTGGGGATTTGCTTCTTCTCGGGGACCAAATGCACGTCCCCATAACTTATACTATTACATCTGAGGGTAAAGACTTGGTTTAAGGATGGAATGAGGTTCAGGATGGAGCTGTTAGCGGTCATGGTTAGGGTAATGGATGTCCAGGTTTTCTTGTATCCATGGTTACAGTGTGTTTTGTTCAGACAGAAATACTAAACTTCCATCTCTATGTAAATAGAAATGCTGCTAGTGGTgtcacacatatatatcacCTATCAGATAGTGATTAACTAGACGATAAAGATGTTACTAAATAATAGAGCGATTATAGAGTCATACATTTTCGCTGTGGATTGGAAGAGGACACTTGGATTCTGACTCATCACAACAACttcccatatttattcatttcaacATCTGAACCAGAAGGAAACTCCtcccttttctgtttgttttttaaatcccgGATTATGAAATCAAATGCGGGCGAGTGGGCAAAGTAACGGCGGACGTTTACATTTTGGAGATGGATTTGTTTACAGGAACTTTGACACACTGATGCAATTTAAAAATATGTTGCATATCAAAACGTGGGTTTCAGGAGCCGTTAAAACAGAAAACAAGCTTGTGGTTCTTTGGCCTGAGAGATAAACGTTTCCACTGGCAACAGTTTCCACGACGGACGTCTCTCAGCACACAGCTGGCAGCGTGACCCGCTTCCTCTGGTAGGACCGGgatggacgggggggggggggggtcacgagTGATGCTGCGTCCTCCGCCCAATGCCACTGTCACATTTCCGTGGAAACTGCGGACGGCAGGTACGCATCCTGTTCCTGTGTGACCTGGGGGCTGCCTGCCGAATGACCTCATACatacacccaaacacacacacacacacatgcggttACGAGCGTGGCGGGTATTTACCTGCGTGAGGAGCTGATCCTGAGTGATGGTGTTGATCCAGCGAGTGTAGCGCTCCGTCGATCCCTCCGGAACCCTCTGAACTTTACAGccaatcagctgtcaggaaaacacacaaacgcCATGTGAGCGTGAAGAATATTTTTCTTTCGGGAAACATTGAAAACATTGGCTGAGCTTTTGGAAACACACTGCAATAGTCGTCAGTAGTCGGTAAGTATTCATGTTTTTATAGTTTAGTGTTAAGCTGGAATAGATCTTCAGACTAAAAGGtacatttatgaataaatacTCTCACAACTACAAAGTCAAATCTATGTTAGAATCTTTTACTTAAactctttgtaaaaaaaaagtctgttgatgatgtcatattaaATTACTCAATTAATGTATTAGTTGATTGACAGAAAATGTATTTGCAACTACCAGTTGTACCCTTTTTCATACGTACAGGCCACATCTCAGAGGAGAGCGAGGAGAAGTTAAGAGGCGCTAAAGAAGGAGGAGCTTATACAAAACTGAATAACATGCCAGAGGACCATATTTATATCCAGAACCGTAAAATATTACAGCCATAACAAAAAAGAGGCATGCTGTTTGAACAGGGCGGCAAGCCCACTGTCTCCATGCTGTCCCCCTCACTTCCCTCTcaaacttgacctttgacctctgacctggcaGGCCACAGAAAGCAGCAACACCGGATACTCACACTGTTCTGCATTCCAACGGCATGGAAGCGAGCGCAgaaacacgctcacacacacaaccgtgCATATCTTTTGGGGAGGGGTTggtcagagtgagagagagagagagagagagagtgagagagggggaaggggtGTGAAAGAAGtgaggagaaaaggaggggaggaggggtgaaggaggaaaggaagttaGTAAGCAAATACTTGAGAACTTACAGTGTCTGGGTGGAGGGAAGACGCTTCGTACTGCAGGCGAACTCTCTGGGGCAACATGACGTCATCCTGGAGAACGACACGTATCAAGTCACACACATACCGCACATTCATTTTAGTTCGCATTTTAAGTACACAGCAGGTTACAATAAGTGCAATACGTTACTTATGTGATGTCTCTCTGAACACCTTTGTGGTGTTTTTGTATAAGAGTGTGCTCTACAAACACACTTCAACAAATACGTCAAAAAAGGGTTTGTATCAGAATAAGAATCAGCATTATTGGCCAGGTATTTATGACTATTTTTGCTGTAGTTGTACATTTAGCTATCATGTACACAAATTGCAAAAAATGGGCGAAGTTTGCTGGTTGTTATTGAGTCTGTTATTCTTTCAGTAGAAAAGAGTCTTTGATCAACTTTATATAACTCAAGcggttatatttaaaaaaaatctgaacaGAGATCACAGATGTAGATGTTGTGGTTGACAAAGCACTGTTTCTAAGACAATAGATGCCACTCTATGAACATAAACAcgtaaaacacacatacatcaaaCACTGCGCTCAGCTCATTAGTCATGAGTTCTGACAGGTCCGTCAAGAAGttgctgagacacacacacacacacacacacacatgcacacacacacttaccgcATCCTGAAAGCACAAATATTGTCCACAGCTCTGAGTTATTGCCTTATTCTTTGCATATCCCACTGAAAAACAGAAGAAGTAGGTTTATGTTCATGTTACTTGTTGCTTTTTATACGTTTCTGTAAACAACTTTTATGTTTCCACGTGTAAGTCATTATTATGTTCAACACTTAAACATAACAACATGTCAAACGTGAGACCAAACCATCATATGAATGAAACAGTGAATGTTATTCCTTCCTCGTTAAtcagagaaatataaaaaaaactctaAACTCGTCCTGTTTTGTCATCCTCTAGgagttatgtctatgtattgtcttttgtcttaaaataaataaaataaataaaataaaataaataaaataaataaaataaataaaataaataaaataaataaaataaataaaataaataaataaaataaataaaatgttacaaGCACATTTCTGGTAGAAACACGGTTTAAAGTGGttctttttatttagattttttattctttcaatTCCTGTGTTAGTCGACTAAGAATTTTCTTTGTCTGACAGCCCTATCACATATCTTACTCATTTTTCTCAGCCACTCCCTGAGTTAATAGTCTTTTTGACAATATATTTTTAAGACAAGGTCCAATTTCTTGAGCTCTTGACCTACTTTAACTGCCTTCACAGCATCACACCGAGAACCCCAGAAACAGACAATGTCAGCTGTCTGTAAACACCCGACCAAAACTGTAAAGCATCCAGTGGGAAGATGTCAGAGTCTGGGGATTTATGAGCTACGAACACGAGATACGTTTAAAAGCTCTAGAAAAAGCTAGTAGGTGTACTTTTAAAGTAGAATGAATTAGAAAACAAATGGGAATGTTTCAAAGTTTCACATCTCATTCATCTCTCTGTCTTCTATAGAAAATTGATTTGTGAGGTCAAAGTTTGACAAGATAATCAACCTCCAAGTCTACTGACCTCCTCTGGGTTGGGCCGAGTTGTGGCCGGAGATCACCACGGAGATGCCCCTCGCCTCCAGTCGCTCCCTCCAACCCTCCACCACTTTCCTGGAGTCATcctaaagaacacacacacacacacacacacacacacacacacacacacacacacacacacacacacacacacacacacacacacacacacacacacacacacacacacacacacacacacacacacacacacacacacacacacacacacacacacacacacacacacacacagacacagactgaACTTCAACTGACTTCTCATTATTTTTTAGACAAATTACACATGTGCCTGTAAATAtgcaaacataaaaacacacttaCAGTGCTTGCATCGTCAAAGACGGAGAGCTCCATGGTTCCCGAGAAGTCTTGGTGTAAGATGGCCTGCAGGCCTTCATCCAGCCAAGTGGAGGCGTTGTACATCGGCATGGCAACACTCTGAGCACAGAAAACACAGACAGATTGGACGGTCAGTTCAACTAACTATTGCATGATCAAGCAACCGTGGATACCACAGAAAGGATAACACACACTCAGCCAACTCACAGGGCTCAGCAGCAGTGATTAGGGATACATTTTTGAGTGTTTACATTATGGTGCAAATTATCAAGATAATTCAATCAATAGCTTAAAATGTCAATATTGACACCTAAAATGGCCAAATTCCTCAAGCTGGCACATCCTGCGGTTCATCCTGCTTTATCTCGGGAACGTTACATGCATGTTCGTTGTGTCAGGGAGGCGTCAGTCTGTCACCCACCACGTCCACcgctcccctctccccctcctgacTTCCGGTCGCTGCTTCTGCTTCATTTTCTGCGTCGCGGAGCCGCTTCGATGGGCTCATGTCAGCCTCCAGTTCGTAACTCATCTGGGCAACGACAGCGCGTTAGCTGACACGTGACCCCGGTTGATTAAAGACGGGATGTAACGTGTCAACACACCAGCAGTGGCCCACGTGGGCTCCGCGTTTATAACAATGTCAGAACAAAATTGATGTTTGAATTGTTCTCGGTGTAAAATGTATTCAGGTCAACAAATGTCATCCCTTGAAAGGTATGTTGTTCGTTTTTAGTGAAATGTTCAGCTAAACGCGTCGTCCGAAGTAGCAGCGCGCGCGGGCAACGGCGCCACAACTTCCGCAAACATTGAATACTAGACGCTCATTGGCTCGCGCAAATCACGGACAGGCGCTGGATTGGCTGTAACTCACTGTCAATCATCAGGAACGGTGGCGTTCCTCACGGTGTTAAACAGCTTTTATTTCTGCTTTGGTGGATTTCTATGTggaaagtaaaacaaatgtcttgaacttttttctccaaagaaaatataaaatgttaaataaagtaaatttaaaacaaattgtgAAATGTCAAGTATAATTAATTCATAATGAATGTCCAATCaggatttattgttttaaatatatattgtctATTTTATCAGAAATTACGCGAACGTCTCCCTGGCACTTTATGCGTTCTTTATGTGTCATATCGTTAGTCAATAATCAATTATGAGTCATTCTTGGGAAACGGTCCATTTACTGCACATTTTCCACAGCTTATATGGCCTTCATTAGCGGGTGGAGTTCTCTCGGTCCTCATGGAGATTGTTCAGTTGTTGAGACCCAATAAAGGCATTTCTTTCACATAAACAGGTGGTCATACATGACAACTGTTATTTTAAAGATTAGTAATGAACCTTCAGgcttatttatacatttctatttgttgaatatatttaattgataAATAAATCTGCCCTTTTACAATAAGAAAATATCAGAATGAAATGTATTTAGGGAAATAAAGACACATGGTTTTTATGAAACACATG
The nucleotide sequence above comes from Pseudoliparis swirei isolate HS2019 ecotype Mariana Trench chromosome 24, NWPU_hadal_v1, whole genome shotgun sequence. Encoded proteins:
- the LOC130189657 gene encoding UDP-GlcNAc:betaGal beta-1,3-N-acetylglucosaminyltransferase-like protein 1 isoform X1; this translates as MSYELEADMSPSKRLRDAENEAEAATGSQEGERGAVDVSVAMPMYNASTWLDEGLQAILHQDFSGTMELSVFDDASTDDSRKVVEGWRERLEARGISVVISGHNSAQPRGVGYAKNKAITQSCGQYLCFQDADDVMLPQRVRLQYEASSLHPDTLIGCKVQRVPEGSTERYTRWINTITQDQLLTQVYTSHGPTVVMPTWFCSRNWYLTVGPFDEGGKGVPEDLLFFYQSLRRGGGVARVDQSLLVYRYHEKATTHSVTEETIWKLRVDFLQERVLSQWESFTIWNAGKQGRKLYRSLSSTNQEKVKAFCDVDDNKIQKGFYTYEDSKQRPKPKIPVLHYKDAAAPFIVCVKLDMTEGVLEENLNSLLLKEGTDFYHFN
- the LOC130189657 gene encoding UDP-GlcNAc:betaGal beta-1,3-N-acetylglucosaminyltransferase-like protein 1 isoform X2, encoding MSYELEADMSPSKRLRDAENEAEAATGSQEGERGAVDVSVAMPMYNASTWLDEGLQAILHQDFSGTMELSVFDDASTDDSRKVVEGWRERLEARGISVVISGHNSAQPRGVGYAKNKAITQSCGQYLCFQDADDVMLPQRVRLQYEASSLHPDTLIGCKVQRVPEGSTERYTRWINTITQDQLLTQVYTSHGPTVVMPTWFCSRNWYLTVGPFDEGGKGVPEDLLFFYQSLRRGGGVARVDQSLLVYRYHEKATTHSVTEETIWKLRVDFLQERVLSQWESFTIWNAGKQGRKLYRSLSSTNQEKVKAFCDVDDNKIQKGFYTYEDSKAEAQNPRSALQRRRRALHRVC